The Streptomyces sp. NBC_00659 genomic interval GTCGGAGATGTGCCCGGCCTTCTTGGCGTACTGGGTCGCCAGCTGGACCAGGTAGTCGGTCTGCTTTCCGGTGTCGTAGCTCCCGGTCTGCTTGATCGGCTCGGGGAACTTCGTGTACTTGGCCCGCTCTGCGGCGGAGAGCTTGCCGGTCTTGACCATGCGGTCGAGGATCCAGGACCACCGTTCCTCGGCGCGCTCGTGGTTGGCCTTGCTGAGGGTCGGATCGTAGAGACCGGCGCCCTTGAGGAGCGAGGCGAGGAGGGCGCCCTCGCTGGCGTTGAGGCGGCTCACGTCCTTGCCGTAGTAGGCCTGCGAGGCGCGCTGGAGGCCGTAGGTGCCGCGTCCGAACCAGCTCGTGTTGAGATAGCCCTCGAGGATCTTGTCCTTGCTCATCTTGTTGTCGAGCTTGAGGGCGATCATGGCCTCGGTGAACTTGCGGGTCACCGAACGGTTCTGGGTCAGGTAGACGTTCTTGACGTACTGCTGGGTGATGGTGGAGCCGCCCTGGGTGTCCCCCTGGCCGACCGTCTTCACCAGGGCGCGGGCCAGACCCTTGGCGGAGATGCCGGGGTCGCTGTAGAAGCTCTCGTTCTCCGCCGCGAGGACCGCCGAGCGCACGTCCTCGGGTATGTCCTTCAGCGGCATGTCCTGGCGTCGCACCCAGCCGGTACGGGCCATCGGGCTGCCGTCCGACCAGAAGTAGACATTGTCCTGCTGGGTGGCATATGTGTTCAGGTTCTGGGGTATGTCCGTTGCCGCGTAGGCAATGACGAGCAGCGAACCGCTCAGGCCTATGGACAGCGCGAAGGCGCCGAGCCATTGCCGCCAGGAGGGCAGCCAGCGCCGCAGGCCGGTCCGGCCGGGGCGTGGATAGGCGGGCTTGAGGCGCCGGGTGTACGGCGCGAGGCGGGCGGCCAGCCGGGCCGGCGCGGAGGGCTGCGAGGGTTTGCGACGGCTGCCGCGACCGCGCTGCGGTCCGGATGCGTCAGCCACGGCACACTCCCGCGCCTCGGCGGCCCAAAGACAGGGGATTCGAGGCATCGTTGCGATGCCGGGTCCTGGTCACGACTGCGTCTCCCTCCGCACTCCGGATCTGCGCGCGCGGGTAGTTGCAGCGGCCGCTTTCGCGGCTGCGAGCCCCCCTCCCCGACCTTGCGGCTCGTCGCGGCCCTATTAAATTATCAGCGACCAATGAAATCGCTTCGATCAGCAACGAGACAAAAAAGCTCAGAGGCCAACGGAGTTCACTGGTTCACCCTGTGCGAGCGGCCGTCACTCCCTCTCCGGAAGCCTCGTCGCGCCACGCACGGCGAAGGCCGCCGAGCCCTCGGACGGCGGCCCGTTCCGGATAGCCTGTGCGCATGCCTCGCTACGAGTACCGCTGCCGGACCTGCGGCGACACCTTCGAACTGACCCGCCCCATGGCCGAATCGGCCGCTCCCGCGGCATGCCCCGCCGGGCACGACGACACCGTCAAACTGCTGTCGACGGTCTCCGTCGCCAGGGGTGGTTCGGGGTCCGCGCCGGCACCCGCACCGCGTTCGGGCGGCGGCGGAGGCGGGTGCTGCGGCGGAGGCTGCTGCGGCTGATCGCGGGGGATTTCTTACCAACTCTTCTCCAACGCCCGAATCCGCACCGGCGTGTTCACCGCGACATGGTCTCGGTCACACCAACAGGACGGCGCCGGGACAAAGTTGTACACATCCCCTGGAGCGCCCCGAACCGGGCGCGTCGCCCGCGAAACGACGTACAGACTCTCGATTCGCCCGTATCGCACGAAGTTCGCCATACCGCTCACCCGTTCATGAACCGGGCGCGGGAAGTGGGCGCTGAAACCTGGGAACTTCAGGGATCCGGCCGGGCGTGCCGGGAGCGTGCGAAGGCGGTTGCGCCAGAAGCGTGCGAAGGCGCGGGTGTGCCGGGGGCACGAAGGCGACTGTGCCGGGGGCGCGAAGGCGGGTGTGCCGCGAGCATGCCCGGCGGGGTGTGCCCCGAGCGCGCCCGGCCGGGTGTGCCGGAGGGAACGCCCCCGGCACACCCACGCCTTCGTACGGGACCGGAACCGGGTTCCGTGTGCCTGTCAGACCGTTCCGGGGACGCCACCGGCGCCGGGGCCACGGTCGGCGCAGATGCCCACGAACTCGCGCAGGATCCGCTCCCCCGCCACGACACCCCGCTCCGGCAGCGAGGTGACCGCCGGTGCCGTCCAGTCGTCCTCGGCGAGTTCACCGTGACCCGGACGCCAGCCGCGGTCGGCGGCGAGCAGCAGGTCGGCGTCGAGCAGCGAGTCCCCGGCGGCGAGGGTGAGGACGGCTCCGGTGCGGCGGGCGACCTCGCGCACGGCCGCGCTCTTGGTGAGCGGCCTGGGCACGGCGTAGATCTTGCGGCCCTGCAACGAGACCGTC includes:
- a CDS encoding transglycosylase domain-containing protein; the protein is MPRIPCLWAAEARECAVADASGPQRGRGSRRKPSQPSAPARLAARLAPYTRRLKPAYPRPGRTGLRRWLPSWRQWLGAFALSIGLSGSLLVIAYAATDIPQNLNTYATQQDNVYFWSDGSPMARTGWVRRQDMPLKDIPEDVRSAVLAAENESFYSDPGISAKGLARALVKTVGQGDTQGGSTITQQYVKNVYLTQNRSVTRKFTEAMIALKLDNKMSKDKILEGYLNTSWFGRGTYGLQRASQAYYGKDVSRLNASEGALLASLLKGAGLYDPTLSKANHERAEERWSWILDRMVKTGKLSAAERAKYTKFPEPIKQTGSYDTGKQTDYLVQLATQYAKKAGHISDRDFDLGGYQIYTTFDRKRESALTDAVAKARKQAKKDDPANAKAAHYGAASISDDGRILAVYGGPDHRKQGYNESNATTVPAGSAFLPFVYAAALENGVHKTREGAATPVTPETLYNGDNGVPVSTPEGPYWDRGGKKVAARNEGDRNYGQISLRSALAQNVNTPFMQLGMDTGLDKVRKTAEASGLLPSSIGPQVPGMSLGAATPSAIRMASAYATFAADGTHYEPYSVRRITRNGSRVRLDMPAPHRAMRAEVARQVTEALADSFRIGHPGAAPLSVKVAGKRGATLDDKAAWYAGSNDSVSTAVVLYRIDLTKSLEPLPLEGIAGAPVADVPYGIWSGAMSPLR
- a CDS encoding FmdB family zinc ribbon protein codes for the protein MPRYEYRCRTCGDTFELTRPMAESAAPAACPAGHDDTVKLLSTVSVARGGSGSAPAPAPRSGGGGGGCCGGGCCG